Proteins found in one Triticum aestivum cultivar Chinese Spring chromosome 4D, IWGSC CS RefSeq v2.1, whole genome shotgun sequence genomic segment:
- the LOC123096596 gene encoding heterogeneous nuclear ribonucleoprotein Q isoform X1, which translates to MPRRTEEAEPKECLEFDDNEEEEVEEEEIEYEEIEEEVEEEVEVEEEDISEEVEEVEEEEEDPEEREVLDEIDASHDSDSKSEVVPLPQQDGARDGSDKEKHAELLALPPHGSEVYFGGISSDASSDDLKKLCEPVGEVVEVRIMLSKKDSRGYAFVTFRTNDLALKAIEKLNKATFKGKKLRVSSSQAKNKLFVGNIPHSWSFDDFKKAVEEVGPGVLKVDLIKDPRTDRNRGYGFVEYYNNACAEYSRQKMTAPNFKLDTNAPTVSWADPKNGDSASTGSTSQVKSVYVKNLPKNVTQGQLKKLFERHGEIIKIVLPPSKDGHDNRYGFVHFKDRHMAMKAVKSTEKYELDGELSSCVGMLYYVLFVLFGAFKVINISLTGQLLDCSLAKPPADKKDDTVSLPTAKGGPLLHAPLGYGMPRPDPYGAPPAYGAPPAYGAPPAYGGQPLLYAPGAPPGAAMVPMLLPDGRLVYVVQQPGAQQHFASPPPQVRQHQHFTSPPPQARQIGRHGGSGGGGGSGGSSRSGSGTKRPRGDDNNSSSRNRQRRY; encoded by the exons ATGCCTAGACGGACAGAAGAAGCTGAACCAAAAGAATGCTTGGAGTTTGATGATAatgaagaggaagaggtagaaGAGGAAGAAATTGAGTATGAAGAAATTgaggaggaggtagaggaggaggtggaggtggaggaggaggatatTTCAGAGGAAGtggaggaggtagaggaggaggaggaagaccctGAAGAAAGAGAAGttcttgatgaaattgatgctagtCATGACAGTGACAGTAAATCGGAAGTTGTTCCTCTTCCTCAGCAGGATGGTGCCAGAGATGGGAGCGATAAAGAGAAGCATGCCGAACTTCTTGCTCTTCCTCCTCATGGATCTGAAGTATATTTTGGGGGCATCTCCAGCGATGCATCTTCTGACGATCTCAAGAAACTATGTGAGCCAGTTGGCGAAGTTGTGGAA GTTAGAATAATGCTGAGCAAGAAGGATAGTAGGGGATATGCTTTTGTTACTTTCAGAACTAATGACCTGGCTTTGAAGGCCATCGAGAAATTGAACAAGGCAACTTTCAAG GGAAAGAAGCTAAGAGTTTCTTCGTCCCAGGCTAAGAACAAGCTATTTGTTGGAAATATACCTCACAGTTGGTCATTTGATGATTTTAAAAAAGCAGTGGAAGAAGTTGGTCCTGGAGTATTAAAAGTTGATCTGATTAAG GATCCACGTACAGATCGCAATCGGGGTTATGGTTTCGTTGAATACTATAATAATGCATGCGCTGAGTATTCAAGGCAGAAGATGACTGCACCAAATTTCAAATTAGATACAAATGCTCCTACTGTCAGCTGGGCAGATCCTAAGAATGGGGATTCTGCCTCTACAGGCTCTACGTCACAG GTCAAATCTGTATATGTCAAAAACCTGCCCAAGAATGTTACTCAAGGGCAGCTGAAAAAGCTGTTTGAGCGCCATGGTGAAATCATAAAAATTGTTCTCCCCCCTTCAAAAGATGGTCATGATAATAGGTATGGTTTTGTTCACTTTAAAGACCGCCACATGGCCATGAAGGCTGTGAAGAGCACAGAGAAATATGAGCTTGACGGTGAGCTTTCTTCTTGTGTTGGAATGCTGTACTATGTCTTGTTTGTTCTGTTTGGTGCATTTAAGGTAATAAATATTTCTTTAACAGGTCAGCTCCTGGACTGCTCACTCGCAAAACCTCCTGCTGATAAAAAAGACGATACAGTATCATTGCCTACTGCCAAAGGAGGTCCGTTGCTCCATGCTCCGCTTGGATATGGTATGCCACGGCCAGATCCTTATGGTGCGCCTCCTGCTTATGGTGCCCCTCCTGCTTATGGTGCACCTCCTGCTTATGGTGGACAG CCTCTGCTCTATGCTCCAGGAGCTCCTCCAGGTGCAGCAATGGTTCCAATGCTTCTACCGGATGGCCGTCTTGTATATGTTGT GCAACAGCCTGGAGCGCAGCAACATTTCGCTTCCCCTCCGCCCCAGGTGCGGCAACATCAGCATTTCACATCTCCTCCGCCACAGGCACGACAAATTGGTCGCCATGGTGGCAGCggtggcggtggaggcagtggtggATCAAGTAGGTCCGGGTCCGGTACAAAGCGCCCAAGGGGAGATGACAACAACAGCAGCAGTCGCAACCGACAACGCCGGTATTGA
- the LOC123096596 gene encoding heterogeneous nuclear ribonucleoprotein Q isoform X2, with the protein MPRRTEEAEPKECLEFDDNEEEEVEEEEIEYEEIEEEVEEEVEVEEEDISEEVEEVEEEEEDPEEREVLDEIDASHDSDSKSEVVPLPQQDGARDGSDKEKHAELLALPPHGSEVYFGGISSDASSDDLKKLCEPVGEVVEVRIMLSKKDSRGYAFVTFRTNDLALKAIEKLNKATFKGKKLRVSSSQAKNKLFVGNIPHSWSFDDFKKAVEEVGPGVLKVDLIKDPRTDRNRGYGFVEYYNNACAEYSRQKMTAPNFKLDTNAPTVSWADPKNGDSASTGSTSQVKSVYVKNLPKNVTQGQLKKLFERHGEIIKIVLPPSKDGHDNRYGFVHFKDRHMAMKAVKSTEKYELDGQLLDCSLAKPPADKKDDTVSLPTAKGGPLLHAPLGYGMPRPDPYGAPPAYGAPPAYGAPPAYGGQPLLYAPGAPPGAAMVPMLLPDGRLVYVVQQPGAQQHFASPPPQVRQHQHFTSPPPQARQIGRHGGSGGGGGSGGSSRSGSGTKRPRGDDNNSSSRNRQRRY; encoded by the exons ATGCCTAGACGGACAGAAGAAGCTGAACCAAAAGAATGCTTGGAGTTTGATGATAatgaagaggaagaggtagaaGAGGAAGAAATTGAGTATGAAGAAATTgaggaggaggtagaggaggaggtggaggtggaggaggaggatatTTCAGAGGAAGtggaggaggtagaggaggaggaggaagaccctGAAGAAAGAGAAGttcttgatgaaattgatgctagtCATGACAGTGACAGTAAATCGGAAGTTGTTCCTCTTCCTCAGCAGGATGGTGCCAGAGATGGGAGCGATAAAGAGAAGCATGCCGAACTTCTTGCTCTTCCTCCTCATGGATCTGAAGTATATTTTGGGGGCATCTCCAGCGATGCATCTTCTGACGATCTCAAGAAACTATGTGAGCCAGTTGGCGAAGTTGTGGAA GTTAGAATAATGCTGAGCAAGAAGGATAGTAGGGGATATGCTTTTGTTACTTTCAGAACTAATGACCTGGCTTTGAAGGCCATCGAGAAATTGAACAAGGCAACTTTCAAG GGAAAGAAGCTAAGAGTTTCTTCGTCCCAGGCTAAGAACAAGCTATTTGTTGGAAATATACCTCACAGTTGGTCATTTGATGATTTTAAAAAAGCAGTGGAAGAAGTTGGTCCTGGAGTATTAAAAGTTGATCTGATTAAG GATCCACGTACAGATCGCAATCGGGGTTATGGTTTCGTTGAATACTATAATAATGCATGCGCTGAGTATTCAAGGCAGAAGATGACTGCACCAAATTTCAAATTAGATACAAATGCTCCTACTGTCAGCTGGGCAGATCCTAAGAATGGGGATTCTGCCTCTACAGGCTCTACGTCACAG GTCAAATCTGTATATGTCAAAAACCTGCCCAAGAATGTTACTCAAGGGCAGCTGAAAAAGCTGTTTGAGCGCCATGGTGAAATCATAAAAATTGTTCTCCCCCCTTCAAAAGATGGTCATGATAATAGGTATGGTTTTGTTCACTTTAAAGACCGCCACATGGCCATGAAGGCTGTGAAGAGCACAGAGAAATATGAGCTTGACG GTCAGCTCCTGGACTGCTCACTCGCAAAACCTCCTGCTGATAAAAAAGACGATACAGTATCATTGCCTACTGCCAAAGGAGGTCCGTTGCTCCATGCTCCGCTTGGATATGGTATGCCACGGCCAGATCCTTATGGTGCGCCTCCTGCTTATGGTGCCCCTCCTGCTTATGGTGCACCTCCTGCTTATGGTGGACAG CCTCTGCTCTATGCTCCAGGAGCTCCTCCAGGTGCAGCAATGGTTCCAATGCTTCTACCGGATGGCCGTCTTGTATATGTTGT GCAACAGCCTGGAGCGCAGCAACATTTCGCTTCCCCTCCGCCCCAGGTGCGGCAACATCAGCATTTCACATCTCCTCCGCCACAGGCACGACAAATTGGTCGCCATGGTGGCAGCggtggcggtggaggcagtggtggATCAAGTAGGTCCGGGTCCGGTACAAAGCGCCCAAGGGGAGATGACAACAACAGCAGCAGTCGCAACCGACAACGCCGGTATTGA
- the LOC123096598 gene encoding calcium-binding protein CBP — protein sequence MAGYPPPPGSGYPYGAAGGYGAPPPSGQKPPKEGKTSSSSGPDPYHGAPPPQQPYGGGGGYGAPPSYGQKPPKEGKTSYSSGSDPYHGAPPPQQPYGGGGGGGYGQQPYGAQPPSSAAPYGGPPAAQPYAGGGSGGYGSPFAALVPSTFPPGTDPNVVACFQAADRDGSGMIDDKELQSALSGFSSQSFSLRTVHLLMYLFTNTNVRKIGPKEFTSVFYSLQNWRGIFERFDRDRSGRIDAPELRDALLDLGYSVSPTVLDLLVSKFDKTGGKNKAVEYDNFIECCLTVKGLTEKFKEKDTAYSGYATFGYEAFMLTVLPFLIA from the exons ATGGCTGGCTACCCCCCACCCCCCGGCTCTGGCTACCCCTACGGCGCCGCTGGCGGCTACGGAGCCCCACCGCCCTCCGGCCAGAAGCCCCCCAAAGAAGGCAAGACCTCTTCCTCCTCCGGCCCCGACCCCTACCACGGCGCTCCGCCCCCGCAGCAGccttacggcggcggcggc GGCTACGGAGCCCCACCGTCCTACGGCCAGAAGCCTCCCAAGGAAGGCAAGACCTCCTACTCCTCCGGCTCCGACCCCTACCACGGCGCTCCGCCCCCGCAGCAGCCTtacggcgggggcggcggaggcggctacGGGCAGCAGCCCTACGGCGCCCAGCCGCCTTCGTCCGCTGCGCCGTACGGAGGCCCACCCGCCGCGCAGCCCTACGCAGGAGGCGGCAGCGGTGGGTACGGGAGCCCGTTCGCGGCGCTGGTGCCGTCGACCTTCCCGCCGGGGACGGACCCGAACGTGGTGGCGTGCTTCCAGGCGGCGGACCGCGACGGCAGCGGGATGATCGACGACAAGGAGCTGCAGTCCGCGCTCTCTGGGTTCAGCAGCCAGAGCTTCAGCCTCCGCACCGTCCACCTCCTCATGTACCTCTTCACCAACACCAACGTCCGCAAGATCG GGCCAAAGGAGTTCACTTCTGTGTTTTACAGTCTTCAGAATTGGAGG GGCATATTTGAGAGGTTTGACCGTGACCGAAGTGGTAGAATTGATGCACCAGAACTGCGTGATGCTCTTCTAGATCTTGGATATTCCGTTTCTCCAACTGTGCTAGACTTGCTTGTGTCTAAATTTGACAAGACTGGGGGCAAGAACAAAGCGGTTGAATATGACAACTTCATTGA ATGCTGTCTCACAGTGAAG GGCCTgaccgagaagttcaaggagaagGACACGGCGTACTCGGGGTATGCAACTTTCGGTTACGAGGCGTTCATGCTGACCGTGCTCCCTTTCCTCATCGCATGA